DNA from Serinibacter salmoneus:
GGCGAGGCTCTCGCGCGCCGCCGAGGTCAGCATGAGGAACAGCGACTCCGGCGTGGTGATGAGGATGTCCGGGGGATGGGCCACCAGGGCCCGACGCTGCGAGGCGGGGGTGTCGCCGGTGCGCATGCCCACCCGGATCTCCGGGGAGGGCAGTCCGAGGCGCGCGGCCGTGCGGGAGATGCCGATCAGGGGTGAGCGCAGGTTGCGTTCCACGTCCGCGGCCAGGGCCTTGAGCGGCGAGATGTACAGCACGCGGCAGCGCGGCCGGTCCTCCGTCGTGGGGTCGGTGCGCAGTCGGTCCAGGGCCCAGAGGAACGCGGCGAGCGTCTTGCCCGACCCGGTCGGCGCCACGACCAGGGCATGGCCGCCCCCGGCCACGGCCCGCCAGGCACCGGCCTGCGCCGCTGTCGGTGCGGCGAAGCTCTCCGCGAACCACGTGGCGGTCGACTCGCTGAAGAGACCGAGCACGTCCGCGGCGCTCGCCGACCCCCTCGGGTCGGGTCTCTGCGGCGTCGGTGAGGTCATGCGCCCATTGTGGCGTGGCCCCCTGACATCGTTAGGCTGCCGGGGTGCGGCACTCGGAGTTCTGGTCGGTGATGGACGACGTGTTCGGGCCTGTCTATGCGCGCAGCCTCGCCTCCGACCTCGTGATCGGTGGCCTCGACGGACGTACCGCGCAGCAGGCCCTGGACGGCGGTGAGCCGCCGCGCGCCGTGTGGGAGGCGGTCTGCGAGGCCACCGGCCAGGACGAGGCCGTGCGCTACCTGCACCGTCAGGACCCGCAGGGGCGGCGCCCGGGCCGTTCCCGCCCCCGGGGCTGAGCTCGTCGCACGGGCTCGAGCAGGCGTTCGAGCAGGGGCTCGATCGCCTCGGGCGCCGCGTCGCCGCCGATCACGCTAGCGCCAGGTGCGGTGGGCGGTCTGACGCGGTGAGTCGGCGGCCGGGGCCCTGGGCGCAGGTGCGCGGTGAGGTCAATGTGACCCGGGCGGCGTGTCGATGTCGGTATCGAACACGCGTACGATCTAGAGTTGTCCACGGGTGAGCGTCCGTGGCCGGGTTCTCCACAGGAAAGCACGGTCGGGACGCGATGTCAGTGGCCGGACATACTCTCGCCCCAGGTTCTCTCGGAGAGGGAGTGCCTGCACAGGCCAGCACTATCCGATACCCGTCCCCGCACTGGGGATGCGCACCACAGGAGGCCCGCGATGGCGGTTCAGTCAGGGAAGAAGCCGGACAAGGCGAAGGCGCTCGAGGCCGCGGTCGGTCAGATCGAGCGGCAGTACGGCAAGGGCTCGGTGATGCAGCTGGGGCAGGACACCCGCCCCCCGGTGGAGGTCATCCCCACCAGCTCCATCGCGCTGGACATCGCGCTCGGGATCGGTGGACTGCCGCGCGGCCGCATCATCGAGGTCTACGGGCCGGAGAGCTCGGGTAAGACCACGGTGGCACTGCACGCCGTCGCGAACGCCCAGAAGGCCGGCGGGATCGCCGCGTTCATCGACGCCGAGCACGCACTCGACCCGGAGTACGCCAAGAAGCTCGGTGTCGACACCGATGTGCTGTACGTCTCCCAGCCGGACACCGGCGAGCAGGCACTCGAGATCGCCGACTCCCTCATCCGCTCCGGGGCGCTCGACATCATCGTGATCGACTCGGTCGCGGCGCTCGTGCCGAAGGCGGAGATCGAGGGCGAGATGGGGGACAGCCACGTCGGCCTGCAGGCACGCCTGATGTCGCAGGCGCTGCGCAAGCTCACCGGCGCACTCTCGGCCTCCGGCACCACCGCGATCTTCATCAACCAGCTGCGAGAGAAGATCGGCGTGTTCTTCGGCAGCCCGGAGACCACGACCGGCGGTAAGGCGCTGAAGTTCTACGCCTCCGTGCGTCTGGACGTGCGCCGCATCGAGACCCTCAAGGAGGGCACGCAGCCGGTCGGCAACCGCACCCGGGTGAAGGTCGTCAAGAACAAGATGGCGCCGCCTTTCAAGCAGGCGGAGTTTGACATCCTCTACGGCCACGGCATCTCCCGGGAGGGCGGCCTGATCGACCTCGGTGTCGAGGAGGGCTTCGTGCGCAAGTCCGGCGCTTGGTTCACCTACGAGGGTGACCAACTCGGTCAGGGTAAGGAGAACGCCCGCAAGTTCCTCATCGACAACCCCGAACTGGCCGACGAGATCGAGACCCGCATCAAGGAGAAGCTGGGCATCGGCATCGCGGTCCCGGCAGACGCCTCGGAGCTCGACGAGGCCCCCGTCGACTTCTGATCGATGGCCGGCGCTCGGAGATTCTCTGCGCGCGGTAACCGCGCGGACGATCATGACCGGGAGATCGGCGCGTCGGGACCGGGGTCAGACGACCTCGGGACCGACCGAGACGGCGCGGACCAGGTGATCGCTGACCAGGCGAGCCCGGGCCGGGTGATCGCTGACAAGGCGAGCGCTGATGAGACGAGCGCTGATGATCGCGCTCGCCGCCGCACTCGACGCCGGGGGAGAGGGTACGCACCCGAACCCCCGGCGTCGGGCGCCGCCGCTCAGGACGCCGAAGCCGACCAGGAGCAGGTCGCCCGCACGATTGCACTGCGCCAGTTGGCGGGGATGCCGCGCTCCCGCGCTCAACTCGCCGAGGCGATGGCGCGCAAGGACGTGCCCGAGGACGTCACCGAGAAGGTGCTGGACAGACTCGAGGACGTCGGCCTGGTGGACGACGCCGAGTACGCCGCGATGCTGGTGCGCAGCAAGCATGCCGACCGGGGGCTCGGCCGTCGTGCGCTGGCGCACGAACTGCAGCGCAAGGGCATCGACCAGGAGGTCGCCCAGGAGGCGCTGGCGAGCGTGGGGCCGGAGGAGGAGGAGCGAGTTGCGCGAGAACTGGTGCGCAAGCGCGTCCGCGCCACCATCGGCCTCGAGCATGACAAACGT
Protein-coding regions in this window:
- a CDS encoding DUF3046 domain-containing protein, giving the protein MRHSEFWSVMDDVFGPVYARSLASDLVIGGLDGRTAQQALDGGEPPRAVWEAVCEATGQDEAVRYLHRQDPQGRRPGRSRPRG
- the recA gene encoding recombinase RecA, translating into MAVQSGKKPDKAKALEAAVGQIERQYGKGSVMQLGQDTRPPVEVIPTSSIALDIALGIGGLPRGRIIEVYGPESSGKTTVALHAVANAQKAGGIAAFIDAEHALDPEYAKKLGVDTDVLYVSQPDTGEQALEIADSLIRSGALDIIVIDSVAALVPKAEIEGEMGDSHVGLQARLMSQALRKLTGALSASGTTAIFINQLREKIGVFFGSPETTTGGKALKFYASVRLDVRRIETLKEGTQPVGNRTRVKVVKNKMAPPFKQAEFDILYGHGISREGGLIDLGVEEGFVRKSGAWFTYEGDQLGQGKENARKFLIDNPELADEIETRIKEKLGIGIAVPADASELDEAPVDF
- a CDS encoding regulatory protein RecX; this encodes MIADQASPGRVIADKASADETSADDRARRRTRRRGRGYAPEPPASGAAAQDAEADQEQVARTIALRQLAGMPRSRAQLAEAMARKDVPEDVTEKVLDRLEDVGLVDDAEYAAMLVRSKHADRGLGRRALAHELQRKGIDQEVAQEALASVGPEEEERVARELVRKRVRATIGLEHDKRVRRIVGMLARKGYGAGLAYRLVSEELSAEAPEAADMPLDPFD